The following coding sequences are from one Vulpes vulpes isolate BD-2025 chromosome 12, VulVul3, whole genome shotgun sequence window:
- the RAB14 gene encoding ras-related protein Rab-14 produces MATAPYNYSYIFKYIIIGDMGVGKSCLLHQFTEKKFMADCPHTIGVEFGTRIIEVSGQKIKLQIWDTAGQERFRAVTRSYYRGAAGALMVYDITRRSTYNHLSSWLTDARNLTNPNTVIILIGNKADLEAQRDVTYEEAKQFAEENGLLFLEASAKTGENVEDAFLEAAKKIYQNIQDGSLDLNAAESGVQHKPSAPQGGRLTSEPQPQREGCGC; encoded by the exons ATGGCAACTGCACCATACAACTACTCTtacatctttaaatatattattattg ggGACATGGGAGTAGGAAAATCTTGCTTACTTCatcaatttacagaaaaaaaat TTATGGCTGATTGTCCTCACACGATTGGTGTTGAATTTGGTACAAGAATAATTGAAGTTAGTGGCCAAAAAATCAAACTGCAGATTTGGGATACAGCAGGACAGGAGAGGTTTAGGGCTGTTACACGAAGCTACTACAGAGGAGCTGCAGGAGCGCTTATGGTGTATGATATCACTAG AAGAAGTACGTATAACCACTTAAGCAGTTGGTTGACAGACGCAAGAAATCTCACCAATCCAAATACG GTAATAATTCTCATAGGAAATAAAGCAGAtttggaggcacagagagatgtCACATATGAAGAAGCCAAACAGTTTgctgaagaaaatg gctTATTGTTCCTTGAAGCAAGTGCGAAAAC GGGGGAGAATGTAGAAGATGCCTTCCTGGAGGCTGCCAAGAAAATCTATCAGAACATTCAGGACGGAAGCCTGGATCTGAATGCCGCCGAGTCTGGCGTACAACACAAACCTTCAGCCCCCCAGGGAGGCCGGCTAACCAGCGAACCCCAACCCCAGAGAGAAGGCTGTGGCTGCTAG